A window of Christiangramia forsetii KT0803 contains these coding sequences:
- a CDS encoding CehA/McbA family metallohydrolase translates to MRIISGQWTLTTAKHRLTNGDPFALTPAFSADGNQVYFAELDEYRQFRLMHISTYGGSAEEVKISNWDLGEESGKLKVNLANAVGNKVTARVSIVREDGLPVASHEDATYFDPQTGRYYFYLKGESQFDLPVGKYTVTAVRGPMTPVVESTVLVNKDNISEVSLSLEPIWDAGAEGYVSADHHVHLNGDGHYRADHKDAIRAMEGEDLNLLAPMSWNRWERRIDEAIVGRETVVDGRIVTQGQEIRSHFHGHVSLLGVEEPYTPWFWGPNNPTLGDPNRSNGEVVEYAQNSGAFLTYVHPISNDSDPFENLQKNPIPLELVSDAVLGELIGLEMVCAWTSPLGNSELWYRLLNIGRPVAAMSGTDMWVDFHRTMAVGTGRNYVQLDEENFTADAVLEAARAGRGFVTTGPALMFQVGEGARPGDVVSSGSQNWQATLVGTNDIDVVELVVNGVVVKKLTGIKAGETRQYKGNVNLPVGGWVSIRAYASELREDNWPTMHARPFAHSSPIWIESVGSTDAQARKKAALDLIQAIETAERKARAAYEDIKMPLMMSRFNEARNLLREIVK, encoded by the coding sequence ATGCGTATCATCTCTGGACAATGGACCTTAACAACTGCCAAACACCGCCTTACCAACGGCGATCCCTTCGCCTTAACGCCAGCCTTTAGCGCCGACGGTAACCAGGTGTATTTTGCAGAATTAGATGAATACCGTCAGTTCCGACTGATGCATATCTCCACTTACGGTGGCTCCGCAGAAGAGGTAAAAATTTCAAATTGGGACCTTGGAGAAGAGAGCGGAAAACTGAAAGTGAATCTGGCAAATGCCGTCGGAAACAAGGTTACCGCACGAGTGTCCATTGTTAGAGAGGATGGACTTCCGGTAGCTTCCCATGAGGACGCCACCTATTTCGATCCGCAAACGGGCCGATATTATTTCTACCTAAAGGGGGAATCGCAGTTTGATCTTCCGGTGGGCAAATATACGGTGACCGCAGTTCGTGGTCCCATGACGCCAGTAGTAGAATCAACCGTTTTAGTTAACAAGGATAATATTTCAGAAGTCTCCCTCAGCCTGGAACCCATTTGGGATGCCGGTGCCGAGGGCTACGTATCTGCAGATCATCACGTGCATTTGAATGGTGACGGGCATTACCGTGCTGACCATAAGGATGCCATTCGTGCTATGGAGGGAGAAGATCTTAATTTACTCGCTCCTATGTCCTGGAATCGCTGGGAGCGCCGAATTGACGAGGCAATTGTAGGTCGCGAAACGGTCGTGGATGGCCGAATTGTAACCCAGGGCCAGGAAATACGTTCTCACTTCCATGGGCATGTAAGCCTACTCGGAGTTGAAGAACCTTATACCCCGTGGTTCTGGGGACCAAATAATCCAACTCTGGGAGACCCGAATAGAAGCAACGGTGAAGTTGTAGAATATGCCCAGAATTCCGGGGCCTTCCTTACCTACGTGCACCCTATCAGCAATGATTCCGACCCATTTGAAAATCTGCAGAAAAACCCAATTCCTTTGGAACTGGTTTCGGACGCTGTCCTGGGCGAGCTTATAGGATTGGAAATGGTATGTGCCTGGACCAGCCCTCTCGGAAATTCGGAGCTGTGGTATCGCCTGCTCAATATAGGACGACCTGTAGCTGCCATGTCGGGGACCGATATGTGGGTGGATTTCCATCGAACCATGGCGGTAGGTACAGGCAGAAATTATGTGCAACTGGACGAAGAAAATTTTACAGCTGATGCGGTACTTGAAGCTGCCAGGGCGGGTAGAGGATTTGTGACTACGGGTCCTGCCTTAATGTTCCAGGTTGGTGAGGGCGCAAGACCGGGGGATGTAGTTTCCAGTGGATCTCAAAACTGGCAGGCCACACTGGTTGGAACAAATGACATTGATGTGGTTGAACTTGTAGTAAATGGTGTTGTTGTGAAAAAACTTACAGGGATTAAAGCCGGTGAAACGAGACAGTATAAAGGGAATGTGAACCTCCCTGTGGGAGGATGGGTATCAATAAGAGCTTATGCCAGCGAACTCAGGGAGGACAACTGGCCCACCATGCATGCACGCCCATTCGCACATAGTTCTCCAATCTGGATCGAGTCTGTTGGCAGTACCGATGCACAGGCACGAAAAAAGGCTGCATTAGATCTAATTCAGGCGATTGAGACTGCTGAACGTAAAGCGCGGGCAGCATATGAAGATATAAAAATGCCTCTTATGATGTCCCGGTTTAATGAGGCTCGAAACCTTCTTAGGGAAATAGTGAAGTAA
- a CDS encoding outer membrane beta-barrel protein, whose protein sequence is MRNVFSLLLLFISAASFSQEFAVTGTITDENKNPLESATIYVEQIADSSLVTYTISEKDGNFLLKGNTEAEKLNLIVSYNGYAPHQQVVEIQKNILIESIQLQPMKNALDEVTLTASRAPITIKKDTLEFNAGSFDTRQDANLEELMKKLPGVEVDSDGNITVNGKPVSRILVNGKEFFGNDPKIATKNLPKEIIDKIQVTDTKTKSEEFTGKAGDPDNKTINIELKEDKNKGYFSRLTAGGGTDDRYELSGIGNYFKDDMRVSILASSNNINSSGFSFDEVFDMMGGNARRISFNSNGSFSINGNGFGSSGGITKSETAGFNFVNEWDNDMELSADYFYGRNDTETRTRVERENILPDSRYFTNSLSSSNLINDSHRANLRYEVEFDTLTKLSIAPRFNANIGTSFRDRNEETLDENMNLQNTSVIDEMEELNSADFSNNIDFIKRFGGRGSYLQIDVDHSHSKQENENIYFSQSIFANAPENDRVQDQLIDQDEKTNSFGAGISKRSVLGDELFLDLNYDFSTSKSRNTRNVFDAVDGNYVNFNELLSNDFEVRSFKHTPNAGVNYEGEVWRIDTEIGILSTTLKTDNFIDNVSFDNTYNNIFVDADIRYSIERSKSISLGYSTNADIPSVRQLQPVEDRTNPLNIVVGNPELEPTFNQRINFNFRNFDFATRSGFFGYMYANFTDNQVVATSSVEDFVRTTTYTNVDGVINGNLGGSYSKTFKKDARELRLRLRMNTGYNRNVGFINAVKYKSDQFNLSPGFQMTYAIDELLEINPGYTLNYNDISYDINSGRDQSYTNHALSLETTTYFPENVVFGNDISFNHYGNVAPGFDNTSLLWNMSLGYQFLKDNATLKVKVYDLLDQNVDTRRLVGDDYIQDVNNLVLQRYAMLSFTYKLSSFGGGKPPGKRGGRMIRM, encoded by the coding sequence ATGCGAAATGTTTTCAGTTTGCTGTTGCTTTTCATCAGCGCAGCTAGCTTCTCCCAGGAATTTGCGGTAACCGGTACCATCACCGACGAAAATAAGAATCCACTAGAATCAGCTACAATTTATGTAGAGCAGATTGCCGACAGCAGCCTTGTTACCTATACGATCTCAGAAAAGGATGGCAATTTTCTGCTAAAAGGAAATACAGAAGCTGAAAAGCTTAACCTTATTGTGAGCTATAACGGTTATGCTCCACATCAGCAAGTTGTTGAAATTCAGAAAAATATACTTATCGAGAGTATTCAGCTTCAGCCAATGAAAAATGCGCTGGATGAGGTGACCCTTACAGCATCTCGTGCACCAATAACTATAAAAAAGGATACCCTGGAGTTCAATGCCGGTTCTTTCGATACCCGGCAGGACGCAAATTTAGAGGAACTCATGAAGAAACTTCCGGGGGTTGAAGTGGATTCAGATGGAAATATCACCGTGAATGGAAAGCCTGTTTCTCGTATTCTAGTAAATGGGAAGGAATTCTTCGGAAATGATCCAAAAATTGCTACAAAAAACCTTCCGAAGGAGATCATTGATAAAATTCAGGTTACAGATACCAAAACCAAAAGTGAGGAATTTACGGGAAAAGCAGGAGATCCTGATAATAAGACGATAAATATCGAGCTAAAGGAAGACAAGAATAAGGGGTATTTCTCCAGATTAACTGCCGGTGGCGGGACAGACGATAGATACGAGCTTAGTGGTATTGGTAATTACTTTAAAGACGATATGCGGGTAAGTATTCTCGCCAGTTCTAATAATATCAATAGTTCAGGGTTTAGTTTTGATGAGGTTTTTGATATGATGGGAGGTAATGCCAGGCGCATCAGTTTTAACAGTAATGGTTCTTTCAGTATTAATGGGAACGGATTTGGAAGCAGTGGCGGAATTACAAAATCTGAAACTGCAGGTTTTAATTTTGTGAATGAATGGGATAATGACATGGAATTGAGTGCTGACTATTTTTATGGAAGAAATGACACCGAAACCCGAACCAGGGTAGAGCGGGAAAATATTCTTCCAGATTCAAGATATTTTACAAATTCCCTTAGTTCCAGTAACCTTATTAATGATAGTCACAGAGCTAATTTACGTTATGAGGTAGAATTTGATACCCTTACGAAATTATCTATCGCTCCAAGATTCAATGCAAATATTGGGACTTCTTTTAGAGATCGAAATGAAGAAACTCTGGATGAGAATATGAATTTACAAAACACTTCTGTTATAGATGAAATGGAGGAGTTGAACAGTGCAGATTTCTCAAATAATATAGATTTTATTAAGCGTTTTGGTGGTAGAGGCTCATACCTTCAAATAGATGTGGATCATTCTCATAGTAAACAGGAGAACGAAAACATTTACTTTTCTCAAAGTATTTTTGCAAATGCTCCCGAAAATGATAGAGTTCAGGATCAGTTGATAGATCAGGATGAAAAGACCAATTCTTTTGGTGCCGGAATTTCAAAACGTAGTGTATTGGGTGATGAATTATTTCTGGATCTTAATTATGATTTTTCAACTTCAAAGAGTCGTAATACCAGGAATGTTTTTGATGCGGTAGATGGTAATTATGTAAATTTTAATGAATTGCTAAGTAATGACTTTGAGGTAAGGAGTTTTAAACATACCCCAAATGCCGGAGTAAATTACGAGGGTGAGGTGTGGAGAATAGATACTGAAATTGGGATTTTAAGCACTACGCTTAAAACAGATAATTTTATCGATAATGTTTCTTTCGATAATACTTATAATAACATTTTTGTGGATGCTGATATTCGATATTCCATAGAACGATCCAAAAGTATAAGCCTGGGATATAGTACAAATGCTGATATACCTTCAGTTAGGCAGTTACAGCCGGTAGAGGATCGTACAAATCCATTAAATATCGTCGTGGGTAATCCAGAACTGGAACCAACTTTTAATCAGCGAATAAATTTTAATTTCAGGAATTTTGATTTTGCAACCCGTAGTGGCTTCTTTGGATATATGTATGCCAATTTTACAGATAACCAGGTGGTGGCTACCAGTAGCGTAGAAGATTTTGTTCGTACAACGACTTATACAAACGTAGATGGTGTGATAAATGGTAATCTGGGAGGTTCGTATAGTAAGACTTTCAAAAAAGATGCCCGGGAGTTACGTTTGAGATTAAGAATGAATACAGGTTATAATCGCAATGTTGGATTTATTAATGCCGTTAAGTATAAATCTGATCAATTTAACCTTAGTCCGGGATTTCAAATGACCTATGCCATTGATGAGTTACTGGAGATCAACCCCGGTTATACTCTTAATTATAATGACATCAGTTATGATATTAATAGTGGAAGAGATCAGAGTTATACTAATCATGCATTATCATTGGAAACAACTACCTACTTTCCTGAAAATGTAGTTTTCGGGAATGATATTTCATTCAATCATTATGGTAATGTTGCTCCTGGCTTTGATAATACCTCTCTTTTGTGGAATATGAGCCTGGGATATCAATTCTTAAAAGATAATGCTACTTTAAAGGTAAAAGTCTATGATCTTTTAGATCAAAATGTAGATACCAGAAGACTTGTAGGGGATGATTATATTCAGGATGTAAATAATCTCGTCTTACAGAGATATGCTATGCTAAGTTTCACTTATAAACTCAGTAGCTTTGGAGGAGGAAAACCACCAGGAAAAAGAGGTGGGAGAATGATTAGGATGTAA
- a CDS encoding carboxypeptidase-like regulatory domain-containing protein, which produces MKLILNCFLIVFFLTVKLSAQEISGTVKEYNSNKTIAFATVKYLENRGVITNEEGYFKIPNIEGVSQISISSIGYETRMLNIEEMDSVIYLKPNTIELSSVFISNSKMEPEAIVEKALASVQANYDFGLRKKRFFMRKSYIDKVNELKLDVEESTVEGIDQKFMDNIIEQIPNYIDSYREYFGDFYGDYETQKVQLLKVANLENPINEGSADEIVERFEKILQENVKEGTFLKVKSGIIGFKMDSEELNEEIEDSRSSREPGMKTAAELEEEDLKKRRSTLSRAQVFITDLMKDMFWLEDIRLDVFEKTRKYDFTVEGYIAIQNSIAYVVAFEPKRGADFKGKIYVDTEDFGIHRLEYENVKILKSFSLFGISTQDNVFRGKMIFNKNDNNKYAPKFIEQQFGNRVEVDRPLSLLVKKDGFLFKKKLQEVDLELKIDNSSLNKLEFFIYDDESLQKSNFEEISVSENFEYKTFKKYDPEFWSDYNILEPNTAIKQFTSLENE; this is translated from the coding sequence ATGAAATTGATTTTAAACTGCTTTCTGATTGTTTTCTTTCTCACGGTAAAACTCAGTGCACAGGAAATCTCAGGTACTGTAAAAGAGTACAATTCTAATAAAACCATTGCTTTTGCTACTGTGAAGTATCTGGAAAATAGAGGTGTGATCACAAATGAGGAAGGTTACTTCAAGATTCCTAACATCGAAGGGGTATCACAGATTAGTATTTCATCTATTGGATACGAGACCAGGATGCTGAATATTGAGGAGATGGATTCGGTAATCTATTTAAAGCCAAACACTATAGAACTTTCCAGCGTTTTTATTTCAAATTCGAAGATGGAGCCTGAAGCGATTGTAGAAAAAGCGCTGGCTAGTGTACAAGCGAATTATGATTTTGGTCTTAGGAAGAAAAGATTTTTTATGAGAAAATCTTATATAGACAAAGTGAACGAGTTGAAACTGGATGTCGAAGAAAGTACGGTAGAAGGGATAGACCAGAAATTTATGGATAATATAATCGAACAAATTCCGAATTATATTGATAGTTACAGGGAGTACTTTGGTGATTTTTATGGAGATTATGAAACCCAGAAAGTTCAGTTGCTTAAAGTCGCTAACCTGGAAAACCCGATAAACGAAGGATCTGCAGATGAAATTGTGGAACGCTTTGAGAAGATTTTACAGGAGAATGTGAAAGAAGGAACTTTTTTAAAGGTGAAATCTGGAATTATAGGTTTCAAAATGGATTCTGAAGAGTTAAATGAAGAAATTGAAGATAGTAGATCTTCAAGAGAACCTGGTATGAAAACAGCGGCAGAGCTTGAGGAGGAAGATCTGAAAAAGAGAAGAAGTACACTGTCGAGGGCACAGGTTTTTATTACAGACCTAATGAAAGATATGTTCTGGCTGGAAGATATTAGGCTGGATGTTTTTGAGAAAACCAGAAAGTATGATTTTACTGTAGAAGGTTATATAGCAATACAAAACTCTATAGCCTATGTAGTGGCATTCGAACCTAAACGAGGTGCCGATTTTAAAGGGAAAATTTATGTGGATACTGAGGATTTTGGAATCCACCGCCTGGAATATGAAAACGTGAAAATACTCAAAAGCTTTAGTCTCTTCGGAATAAGTACACAGGATAATGTCTTTAGAGGTAAAATGATCTTTAATAAGAATGATAATAACAAATATGCTCCAAAGTTTATTGAACAGCAATTTGGTAATCGCGTTGAAGTAGATCGACCTTTGAGTTTACTAGTGAAGAAAGATGGATTTCTTTTTAAGAAAAAGTTGCAAGAAGTGGATTTAGAACTTAAAATTGATAATTCCAGCCTTAATAAACTGGAGTTTTTTATATATGATGATGAATCTTTACAGAAATCTAATTTCGAAGAGATTTCTGTATCAGAAAACTTTGAATATAAAACTTTCAAAAAGTATGATCCTGAGTTCTGGAGTGACTATAACATTCTGGAACCCAATACTGCGATTAAACAGTTTACCAGTTTAGAAAACGAATAA
- a CDS encoding SulP family inorganic anion transporter, whose amino-acid sequence MKKVLNLFDFKQQVNYKTEVLAGLTVAMTMIPESLSFAILAGFPPLMGLYASFIMGLVTAIFGGRPGMISGGAGATVIVLIALMKSNGLEYVLAAVALAGVIQIVIGVFKLGKFIRLVPHPVMFGFVNGLAIIIFMSQLDQFKTVVNGDIVWLTGTSLYIMAGLVALTIAIVVLLPKITKAVPSSLVAIIVVFILVYFLGIDTKTVEDIASVSGGFPPFHIPNIPLSWETLEIIAPYSMIMAAVGLTEGLLTLNLVDEITQTKGNGNRECIAQGGANVLNGFFFGMGGCPMIAQTLVNLSAGSRARLSGIIAAFTILAIVLFGAPVIEQVPMAALVGVMIMVAVGTFEWASLKIFNKVPKKDIFLVIIVALITVLLHNLALAVLVGVILSALFFAWESAKRIRARKHIDENGVKHYEIYGPLFFASTTNFAEKFDVINDPEEIIIDFKDSRVSDMSAIEALNAVTQRYNKVGKKVHLRHLSNDCRRLLKNADALIEVNILEDPTYKVATDQT is encoded by the coding sequence ATGAAAAAAGTTCTGAACTTATTCGACTTCAAGCAACAGGTTAACTATAAAACGGAAGTGCTTGCCGGATTAACCGTAGCGATGACCATGATTCCGGAATCACTATCATTCGCAATTCTAGCCGGATTTCCTCCTTTAATGGGATTGTATGCTTCTTTTATAATGGGTTTAGTGACGGCAATATTTGGAGGAAGGCCAGGAATGATATCCGGGGGTGCCGGCGCGACAGTGATCGTATTAATTGCCTTAATGAAATCTAATGGGCTGGAGTATGTACTTGCTGCAGTTGCCTTAGCCGGAGTGATTCAAATTGTAATTGGTGTTTTTAAGCTTGGAAAGTTTATACGCTTAGTACCTCACCCGGTAATGTTTGGATTTGTGAACGGGTTGGCCATTATTATTTTCATGTCTCAATTAGATCAATTTAAAACAGTTGTAAATGGTGACATTGTATGGCTAACCGGAACTTCATTATATATTATGGCCGGTTTAGTAGCCTTAACTATTGCAATTGTGGTATTGCTTCCTAAAATAACTAAAGCTGTTCCTTCTTCTTTAGTTGCTATCATAGTAGTATTCATATTGGTTTACTTCCTGGGTATAGACACTAAAACGGTGGAAGATATTGCCTCTGTTAGCGGTGGTTTCCCTCCTTTTCATATTCCTAATATTCCACTAAGCTGGGAAACATTAGAAATAATCGCGCCTTATTCTATGATCATGGCTGCCGTTGGACTAACGGAAGGCTTACTTACTCTGAACCTGGTTGATGAAATTACACAAACTAAAGGAAATGGTAACCGGGAATGTATTGCACAAGGCGGAGCTAACGTACTAAATGGATTCTTCTTTGGAATGGGCGGCTGCCCAATGATTGCTCAAACCCTTGTAAACTTATCTGCAGGTTCCAGAGCTCGATTATCAGGAATCATTGCAGCATTTACTATTCTTGCAATCGTGTTATTTGGTGCGCCAGTTATAGAACAGGTACCAATGGCCGCACTGGTTGGGGTAATGATCATGGTAGCCGTAGGAACTTTTGAATGGGCAAGTTTAAAGATCTTTAATAAAGTACCTAAAAAAGATATTTTCCTGGTAATTATAGTTGCTTTAATAACAGTTCTTCTTCATAATCTGGCATTGGCAGTTCTTGTTGGAGTAATACTTTCAGCATTGTTCTTCGCATGGGAAAGCGCTAAAAGAATTAGAGCCAGAAAACATATTGACGAAAATGGAGTAAAGCATTACGAAATATACGGCCCGTTGTTCTTCGCCTCTACTACTAATTTTGCAGAAAAATTTGATGTGATAAACGATCCTGAAGAAATTATTATCGATTTTAAAGATAGTCGTGTGTCTGATATGTCTGCGATTGAGGCTTTAAATGCGGTTACTCAACGCTATAATAAAGTTGGTAAAAAAGTACATCTAAGACATTTAAGCAATGATTGCCGAAGATTACTAAAGAATGCTGATGCTCTTATAGAAGTAAATATTCTTGAAGATCCAACTTATAAAGTAGCGACCGACCAGACTTAA
- the der gene encoding ribosome biogenesis GTPase Der — protein MGNIVAIVGRPNVGKSTFFNRLIQRREAIIDSVSGVTRDRHYGKSDWNGKKFSLIDTGGYVKGSDDIFEAEIDKQVELAIDEADAIIFIVDVESGVTSMDEEVANLLRRVNKPVLLAVNKVDNNKRLANAVEFYSLGLGEYFPIASTNGSGTGDLLDALIEALPEIEEEDESELPRFAVVGRPNAGKSSFINALIGEDRYIVTDIAGTTRDSIDTRYNRFGFEFNLVDTAGIRRKSKVKENLEFYSVMRSVRAIENCDVCLVVLDATRGFDGQVQNIFWLAQRNHKGIVILVNKWDLVDKETNTMKEYEAMIRREIEPFTDVPIVFISVLTKQRVFKAIETAVKVFESRSKKIKTRQFNDVMLPIIERNPPPAYKGKYVKIKFCMQLPTPHPQFAFFCNLPQYVRDPYKRFLENKLRQEFDFQGVPISIFFRKK, from the coding sequence ATGGGCAATATTGTCGCCATTGTGGGTAGACCTAATGTGGGTAAATCAACTTTTTTTAACCGACTCATTCAACGTCGTGAAGCGATCATTGATTCGGTGAGCGGGGTAACCCGTGACAGGCATTATGGAAAGTCTGACTGGAATGGAAAGAAATTTTCATTAATAGATACCGGTGGGTACGTAAAAGGGAGTGATGATATCTTTGAAGCTGAAATTGATAAGCAGGTAGAACTGGCCATCGATGAAGCAGATGCTATTATCTTTATAGTAGATGTAGAATCGGGAGTTACTTCTATGGACGAAGAGGTGGCAAATCTTCTTAGAAGAGTAAATAAACCAGTATTGCTGGCTGTAAATAAAGTTGACAACAATAAACGTCTGGCAAATGCCGTGGAATTTTATTCTCTTGGTTTGGGTGAATATTTTCCAATTGCCAGTACCAATGGTAGTGGGACGGGAGATCTTCTGGATGCTCTTATTGAAGCCCTGCCGGAAATTGAAGAAGAAGACGAATCTGAATTACCAAGATTTGCTGTGGTAGGAAGACCAAATGCAGGAAAGTCTTCTTTTATAAATGCCTTAATAGGCGAAGACCGTTATATCGTAACCGATATTGCCGGTACTACACGTGACTCTATTGATACCAGGTACAATCGTTTTGGATTTGAATTCAACCTTGTGGATACTGCAGGAATTCGTAGAAAATCCAAGGTAAAGGAGAATCTTGAATTTTACTCGGTGATGCGCTCTGTGCGTGCTATTGAGAATTGTGATGTTTGCTTAGTGGTTCTTGATGCTACCAGAGGTTTTGATGGTCAGGTGCAGAATATTTTCTGGCTGGCTCAAAGAAATCATAAAGGGATCGTGATACTAGTGAATAAATGGGATTTGGTAGATAAGGAAACCAATACCATGAAGGAATATGAGGCGATGATTCGTCGTGAGATTGAGCCATTTACAGATGTGCCTATTGTATTTATTTCCGTATTGACCAAGCAACGAGTTTTCAAAGCGATTGAAACTGCGGTTAAAGTATTTGAAAGTAGAAGCAAGAAGATAAAAACACGTCAGTTTAATGACGTTATGTTGCCTATTATAGAAAGGAATCCACCACCAGCTTATAAAGGTAAATATGTAAAGATCAAATTTTGCATGCAGTTACCAACACCGCATCCTCAATTTGCATTTTTCTGTAACCTGCCACAATATGTAAGAGATCCTTATAAACGATTTCTAGAAAATAAGCTGAGACAGGAATTTGATTTCCAGGGTGTGCCAATTTCAATTTTCTTTAGAAAAAAATAA
- the era gene encoding GTPase Era, giving the protein MAHKAGFVNIIGNPNVGKSTLMNAFIGERLSIITSKAQTTRHRILGIVNGEDFQMILSDTPGIIKPAYELQASMMDFVKSAFEDADVLIYIVEIGEEGLKDEAFFNKISNSEVPVLLLLNKIDKSNQEQLEEQVQYWAEKVPTAEIHPISALEGFNVPAVFNRIIELLPESPAFYPKDTLTDKPERFFVNEIIREKILMHYKKEIPYSVEIETNEFFEEEKIIRMRSIIMVERDTQKGIIIGHKGAALKRVGVEARKDLEKFFGKQVHLELYVKVNKNWRSDSNQLRRFGYTDKK; this is encoded by the coding sequence ATGGCACATAAGGCCGGTTTCGTAAATATTATTGGTAATCCCAATGTGGGGAAATCAACGTTGATGAATGCTTTTATAGGGGAAAGACTTTCTATTATCACCTCTAAAGCACAAACTACGCGTCATAGAATTCTAGGAATTGTTAACGGGGAAGATTTCCAGATGATCCTTAGTGATACGCCGGGTATTATCAAACCTGCTTACGAACTTCAGGCTTCTATGATGGATTTTGTGAAATCTGCTTTTGAAGATGCCGATGTGTTAATTTATATTGTTGAAATAGGAGAAGAAGGATTAAAAGATGAGGCATTTTTTAATAAGATCTCTAATTCTGAAGTCCCGGTATTGCTTTTATTGAATAAAATAGATAAGTCTAATCAGGAGCAATTAGAGGAGCAGGTACAATACTGGGCGGAGAAAGTTCCAACCGCTGAAATTCATCCAATTTCGGCACTCGAAGGATTCAATGTACCGGCAGTTTTCAACAGAATTATAGAATTACTTCCGGAATCCCCTGCATTCTATCCAAAAGATACACTTACAGATAAACCGGAACGCTTTTTTGTGAATGAGATTATTCGTGAAAAAATCCTGATGCACTATAAAAAGGAAATTCCTTATAGTGTAGAGATAGAAACCAATGAATTCTTTGAAGAGGAGAAGATCATTAGAATGCGAAGCATCATTATGGTAGAGAGAGATACTCAAAAAGGGATCATTATTGGCCATAAAGGAGCCGCTCTCAAAAGAGTTGGTGTAGAGGCCAGAAAAGATCTTGAGAAATTCTTCGGGAAACAGGTGCATCTGGAATTGTATGTGAAAGTCAATAAAAACTGGCGTAGCGATTCCAACCAACTTCGTAGATTCGGGTATACCGATAAAAAATAA
- a CDS encoding TolB family protein, whose amino-acid sequence METLAMVTIAVYLLTFSVASAQWENRYAKLNDFGHHVYLEQHELPILSHGQTDPAPAPDGKRLAFAARGWLWNLNLETGTAVRLTSGPEVDSRPRWSPDGKHLAFVRDNGLNTAVIIKELATGKETKIDTEAIELDPEFSTDGEWLYYTSGVSGSLNLWKYNLSSEMTEQLTNLSQVERNSRSLAKDGSLLYLHGSGAYRALRIKDLKSGSDTIALARTLDYHFTADTHPKQDLIVYSAPIDNAYHLWTMDLNNCQTPPYQRRSLRLNASL is encoded by the coding sequence ATGGAAACCCTCGCCATGGTAACTATAGCTGTATACCTTCTAACTTTCAGTGTTGCTTCCGCACAATGGGAAAATCGCTATGCGAAACTTAATGATTTTGGTCACCATGTGTACCTGGAACAGCATGAACTTCCGATCCTTTCCCACGGACAAACAGATCCCGCACCTGCACCGGACGGAAAGCGCTTGGCATTCGCTGCCCGCGGTTGGCTCTGGAATCTGAACCTGGAGACTGGAACCGCGGTAAGGTTAACAAGTGGCCCCGAAGTCGACTCCCGGCCTCGCTGGTCCCCAGACGGTAAACACCTGGCATTCGTTCGGGATAATGGTCTAAATACTGCAGTCATAATCAAAGAGCTCGCTACCGGCAAGGAAACAAAAATTGACACCGAAGCCATAGAGTTGGATCCTGAATTCTCAACCGATGGGGAATGGCTTTACTATACATCGGGAGTTAGCGGTTCCCTTAATCTTTGGAAATATAACTTGTCATCGGAAATGACAGAACAGCTCACCAATCTTTCCCAGGTAGAACGAAACTCCCGAAGCCTGGCTAAAGACGGAAGTCTCCTGTACCTTCACGGCAGTGGCGCATATCGGGCGCTTCGGATTAAAGATCTTAAGTCTGGTTCTGATACAATAGCCCTTGCCCGAACCCTGGATTACCATTTCACTGCTGATACGCATCCCAAACAAGATTTAATTGTTTATAGTGCTCCTATTGATAATGCGTATCATCTCTGGACAATGGACCTTAACAACTGCCAAACACCGCCTTACCAACGGCGATCCCTTCGCCTTAACGCCAGCCTTTAG